From the genome of Bosea sp. Tri-49, one region includes:
- a CDS encoding class I SAM-dependent methyltransferase has translation MLEAPGVEEVALPRADVGTAISTLRLKKGCRFCATALEHVFVDLGMSPLANSYRRFGDLGKREYFFPLRAYVCAECFLVQLEDSESPEAIFSDYAYFSSFSNSWLDHARRYVDDISERFGIGGQSQVVEIASNDGYLLQYFVERNVPVLGIEPAGNVAEAARRRGIPTRVRFFGQETARELVREGIRADLLIGNNVLAHVPDLNDFVRGLKILLADDGVITLEFPHLMRLMAENQIDTIYHEHFSYFSFLAVEKIFAARGLCLFDVEELPTHGGSLRIYARHARDGARPVSPRVADLRRRETEFGLASLDRYLAFAGQVHETKYRLLELLIAAKRSGKRVVGYGAPAKGNTLLNYCGVRSDFIDYTVDRSPHKQGLFLPGTHIRIDDPSRIRETQPAYVLILPWNLKDEIMEQMAYIRDWGGKFIVPIPFARVID, from the coding sequence ATGCTTGAAGCGCCGGGCGTGGAAGAGGTAGCCCTTCCGAGGGCCGATGTCGGCACGGCAATTTCGACGCTCCGGCTCAAGAAGGGCTGCCGTTTCTGTGCGACAGCTCTCGAGCATGTTTTCGTCGACCTCGGCATGTCGCCGCTCGCCAATTCCTATCGGCGGTTCGGCGATCTCGGCAAGCGCGAATACTTCTTCCCGTTACGAGCCTATGTCTGTGCCGAGTGCTTTCTCGTCCAGCTCGAGGATTCCGAGAGTCCCGAAGCCATCTTCAGCGATTACGCGTATTTTTCGTCGTTCTCGAATTCATGGCTCGATCATGCCCGACGGTATGTCGACGACATCTCCGAGCGGTTTGGCATAGGAGGGCAGAGTCAGGTCGTCGAGATCGCCAGCAACGACGGCTATCTGCTTCAATATTTCGTCGAGCGGAACGTGCCGGTCCTCGGGATCGAACCGGCCGGGAATGTCGCGGAGGCCGCCCGTCGGCGTGGAATCCCGACCCGCGTCCGTTTCTTCGGCCAGGAGACGGCACGCGAGCTGGTGCGGGAAGGGATCCGGGCCGATCTGTTGATCGGGAACAACGTTCTCGCGCATGTTCCGGACCTCAACGATTTCGTGCGCGGCCTGAAGATCCTGCTCGCCGACGATGGCGTGATCACGCTCGAATTCCCGCACCTGATGAGGCTCATGGCGGAGAACCAGATCGACACGATCTACCATGAGCACTTTTCATATTTTTCGTTCCTGGCAGTCGAGAAGATCTTTGCCGCGCGAGGTCTTTGTCTGTTCGACGTCGAGGAACTGCCGACCCACGGCGGCTCCTTGCGCATCTATGCCCGCCATGCCCGGGACGGCGCCCGCCCGGTCAGCCCACGCGTGGCCGACCTTCGTCGACGCGAGACGGAGTTTGGGCTCGCCAGTCTCGACCGCTATCTCGCATTCGCAGGCCAGGTGCACGAAACCAAGTACAGACTCCTCGAGCTCCTGATTGCAGCGAAGCGATCCGGCAAGCGGGTCGTCGGTTATGGAGCGCCGGCCAAGGGCAATACGCTCCTGAACTATTGCGGGGTCCGCTCCGATTTCATCGATTACACTGTCGATCGCAGTCCTCATAAGCAGGGTCTTTTTCTCCCGGGAACGCATATCCGGATCGACGATCCGAGCCGCATTCGGGAGACGCAGCCGGCCTACGTCCTCATTCTTCCCTGGAACCTGAAGGACGAGATCATGGAGCAGATGGCCTATATCCGCGATTGGGGTGGGAAGTTCATCGTGCCGATCCCGTTCGCACGGGTGATCGATTAG
- a CDS encoding dTDP-4-dehydrorhamnose 3,5-epimerase family protein produces MIFSATDLEGVIAIDLERHHDCRGYFARTMCRDELASQGLVVDYAQDSMSFNQRRGTLRGMHYQNAPYAETKLIRCVQGAVYDVLLDMRPGSKTYLRWQAFELTAGNGKALYVPEGVAQGFQTLADTTAVYYRISVPYAAHAAAGVRYDDPLVAIAWPEPVTVISERDASWPDLERYGERRQLRAVPALTGNENNA; encoded by the coding sequence ATGATCTTCTCGGCGACGGATCTGGAGGGCGTGATTGCGATCGATCTCGAGAGGCATCACGACTGTCGCGGCTACTTCGCGCGGACGATGTGCCGAGATGAGCTCGCGTCTCAGGGCTTGGTTGTCGACTACGCGCAGGACAGCATGTCCTTCAACCAGAGACGTGGAACCCTGCGGGGCATGCATTACCAGAATGCTCCTTACGCCGAGACGAAGCTCATCCGCTGCGTGCAGGGCGCGGTCTACGACGTACTCCTCGACATGCGGCCCGGTTCGAAGACGTATCTGCGCTGGCAAGCCTTCGAGCTCACCGCCGGCAACGGCAAGGCTCTCTACGTTCCGGAAGGCGTCGCCCAGGGCTTCCAGACGCTGGCAGACACGACGGCCGTTTACTATCGAATCTCGGTTCCCTATGCCGCGCACGCCGCCGCCGGGGTCCGATACGACGATCCACTTGTCGCGATCGCCTGGCCCGAGCCGGTGACCGTAATCTCCGAAAGAGACGCATCCTGGCCGGATCTGGAGAGATACGGGGAGCGGCGTCAGCTGCGAGCCGTGCCGGCCTTAACGGGGAACGAGAACAATGCTTGA
- a CDS encoding NAD-dependent epimerase/dehydratase family protein encodes MPMRVLLTGADGYIGAVLGARLLDRGHEAVGIDTGFYRRGWLFEDGLTRPSVLTMDLRDIGLAHLANVDAVVHLSELSNDPLGENDPSITFAINHEGSVRLARLCKAAGVTRFIYASSCSIYGAGGSEAKTELSSLHPQTAYARCKILVEEEVRKLSSSDFVPVFLRNATAFGASPRQRFDLVLNNLAAWAHAAGEIRMTSDGTPWRPLVHIEDICSAVLCALEAPREAVGGEAFNVGDNDQNYTVRDIAEIVGAVFPSCRITYGPASGDNRSYRVCFDKIRERMPRFRCAWSAERGALQLRSVFERIQLDLATLNAPPFTRLEELKHLRRTGQINEALRWTARAVRPESVAA; translated from the coding sequence ATGCCAATGAGAGTTCTTCTCACAGGAGCCGATGGCTACATCGGAGCGGTTCTCGGCGCCAGGCTGCTCGATCGAGGCCACGAGGCGGTCGGGATCGACACCGGCTTTTATCGGCGCGGTTGGCTGTTCGAGGACGGCTTGACCCGGCCATCCGTTCTCACGATGGACTTGCGCGACATTGGCCTGGCACATCTTGCGAATGTCGACGCGGTCGTCCATCTCTCGGAGCTATCGAACGATCCGCTCGGCGAGAACGATCCTTCGATCACATTCGCAATCAATCACGAAGGTTCGGTTCGCCTCGCTCGCCTGTGCAAGGCCGCCGGGGTCACTCGCTTCATCTATGCCTCGTCGTGCAGCATCTATGGCGCGGGCGGGAGCGAAGCCAAGACGGAGCTGTCGAGCCTTCATCCGCAGACGGCCTATGCCCGCTGCAAGATCCTCGTGGAGGAGGAGGTCCGCAAGCTCTCGAGCAGCGACTTCGTGCCGGTTTTCCTCCGCAACGCCACGGCGTTCGGCGCCAGCCCGCGCCAGCGCTTCGACCTCGTGCTGAACAACCTCGCGGCCTGGGCGCATGCCGCCGGTGAAATCCGGATGACGAGCGACGGTACGCCCTGGCGGCCGCTCGTGCATATTGAGGATATCTGCTCGGCGGTTCTTTGCGCGCTGGAAGCACCGCGAGAAGCCGTGGGCGGGGAAGCCTTCAACGTCGGCGACAACGACCAAAACTATACGGTGCGGGACATTGCCGAGATCGTCGGCGCGGTCTTCCCGAGCTGCCGCATCACTTACGGGCCGGCGAGCGGGGATAATCGCAGCTACCGTGTTTGTTTCGACAAGATCAGGGAACGCATGCCGCGATTCCGTTGTGCCTGGAGTGCGGAGCGCGGGGCGCTTCAGCTGCGCTCCGTGTTCGAGCGGATTCAGTTGGATCTGGCGACGCTCAACGCGCCTCCCTTCACGCGACTCGAGGAGCTCAAGCATCTCCGACGGACGGGGCAGATCAATGAAGCTCTGCGTTGGACGGCGCGGGCTGTTCGGCCCGAGTCGGTCGCAGCCTGA
- the rfbF gene encoding glucose-1-phosphate cytidylyltransferase, whose translation MKVVILAGGYGTRLSEETTVVPKPLVEIGGYPILWHIMKIYSHYGLNDFVICCGYKGSVIKDYFRNFFHRNCDFTIDLTDNTLVTHHPSREPWRVTVVDTGEKTMTGGRLKRIREHLGGQTFCLTYGDGVADVNIRDLIAFHHQQGALATVTAVQLPGRWGALNLSSDRPRVIGFREKESGDGHTISGGFFVVEPEVLDLVDGDETVWEQEPMRRLVADDQLAVYRHEGFWQSMDTLRDKVLLQEIWDSGQPPWRVWQRPQTETETPRILVAG comes from the coding sequence ATGAAGGTCGTCATCCTGGCGGGAGGCTATGGTACGCGCCTGAGCGAAGAGACCACAGTCGTCCCGAAGCCGCTTGTCGAGATCGGTGGGTATCCGATCCTCTGGCATATCATGAAGATCTACTCGCACTATGGGTTGAATGATTTCGTCATCTGCTGTGGGTACAAAGGTTCGGTTATCAAAGATTATTTTAGAAATTTCTTTCATCGAAATTGTGATTTTACGATCGATCTCACAGATAACACCTTGGTCACGCATCATCCCTCACGCGAGCCGTGGCGGGTGACAGTTGTCGACACGGGCGAGAAGACGATGACCGGCGGCCGCTTGAAGCGGATCCGGGAACATCTTGGCGGGCAAACGTTCTGCCTGACCTACGGCGATGGCGTCGCCGACGTGAATATCCGTGATCTGATCGCATTCCACCACCAACAGGGTGCGCTGGCGACCGTCACGGCCGTTCAGCTCCCGGGCCGCTGGGGTGCATTGAATCTCTCCTCCGACCGGCCGCGAGTCATAGGCTTTCGGGAGAAGGAGAGCGGCGACGGTCACACGATCAGCGGCGGGTTCTTCGTCGTCGAGCCAGAGGTCCTCGACCTGGTCGACGGAGATGAGACGGTTTGGGAGCAGGAACCCATGCGTCGGCTCGTCGCCGACGATCAACTTGCGGTCTACCGACACGAGGGGTTCTGGCAGAGCATGGATACTTTGCGAGACAAGGTTTTGCTCCAGGAGATCTGGGATTCGGGGCAGCCGCCCTGGCGCGTCTGGCAACGCCCCCAAACCGAGACCGAAACGCCCCGAATCCTGGTCGCGGGCTGA
- a CDS encoding HlyD family type I secretion periplasmic adaptor subunit, whose amino-acid sequence MSDVSQRTIASIDRLLLAAGGGVAFFLIAVGGWATMTEFSGAVMASGSLVVESELKKVQHPTGGVVSELRVRNGDRVSAGDIVVRLDETVTQASLAIVQKALNEAMARQARLYAEQKDVSEILFPDELLPLAATPTMKTLMDGEQKLLDMRKTSRSGMKSQYAERIGQLRDQIQSYAEQIAAKDREIELIRQELEGVRDLLGKKLVSLSRANALEREGARLSGERGALASSVAQTKGKITETELQILQIDQDFRTEVGKELADLRGKISELVERKITAEDQLKRTDIRAPRDGTVHQLAIHTVGGIAAPGETLMMIVPTSERLTVQAKVAPQEIEQIHQGQRAALRFSALNHSTTPEIGGVVSLVSADLTVDQRSGQGFYTVRIAVADDELARLQGAKLTPGMPVEAFLQTQQRTVLTYFTKPLADQIARAFRER is encoded by the coding sequence ATGAGTGACGTTTCCCAGCGGACGATCGCCTCGATCGACAGACTCCTTCTAGCCGCCGGCGGCGGCGTCGCCTTTTTTCTCATCGCGGTCGGCGGATGGGCCACGATGACCGAGTTCTCGGGTGCGGTCATGGCTTCAGGCTCGCTCGTCGTGGAATCCGAGCTGAAGAAGGTGCAGCATCCGACCGGGGGCGTGGTCAGCGAGCTGCGTGTTCGTAACGGCGACCGGGTTTCGGCGGGGGATATCGTGGTTCGCCTCGACGAGACCGTGACTCAGGCGAGCCTTGCCATCGTGCAGAAGGCGCTGAACGAGGCCATGGCGAGGCAGGCTCGCCTTTATGCCGAACAGAAAGATGTTTCGGAAATCCTGTTCCCGGACGAGTTGCTGCCCTTGGCCGCCACGCCGACGATGAAGACGCTTATGGACGGGGAGCAGAAGCTTCTCGACATGCGCAAGACGTCACGCTCCGGCATGAAGTCGCAGTATGCGGAACGGATCGGGCAGCTCCGAGACCAGATCCAGTCATATGCCGAGCAGATTGCCGCGAAGGATCGCGAGATCGAGCTCATTCGGCAGGAGCTCGAAGGCGTACGGGACCTGCTTGGCAAGAAGCTCGTTTCGCTCAGCCGTGCGAATGCACTGGAACGCGAAGGAGCGCGCCTCAGCGGTGAGCGAGGGGCCCTTGCCTCGTCGGTGGCTCAAACCAAGGGGAAGATCACGGAGACTGAACTGCAGATACTGCAGATCGACCAGGATTTCCGGACCGAAGTCGGCAAGGAGCTCGCCGATCTCCGAGGCAAGATCTCGGAGCTGGTCGAGCGAAAGATCACAGCTGAGGATCAGCTCAAGAGGACCGATATCAGGGCGCCGCGGGACGGGACGGTCCACCAGCTCGCCATCCACACGGTCGGGGGTATCGCCGCGCCCGGGGAAACGCTGATGATGATCGTGCCGACATCCGAGCGGCTAACGGTCCAGGCCAAGGTGGCGCCCCAGGAGATCGAGCAGATCCACCAGGGGCAACGCGCTGCGCTGCGCTTTTCTGCCCTCAACCACAGCACTACGCCCGAGATCGGCGGCGTGGTCTCGCTGGTGTCAGCCGACCTGACGGTCGACCAACGCTCGGGCCAAGGCTTCTACACGGTTCGGATCGCCGTTGCGGACGACGAACTGGCACGGCTGCAGGGGGCGAAGTTGACGCCGGGGATGCCCGTGGAAGCCTTTCTGCAGACGCAGCAGCGGACGGTCCTGACCTATTTCACCAAGCCTCTCGCGGACCAGATCGCCCGCGCTTTCCGGGAACGGTGA
- a CDS encoding type I secretion system permease/ATPase, producing MAAFGIGSRPVPSASPLTDALFRWRRALVTIAVLSGILNLLTLAGSLYMLEIYDRVLPSRSVPTLIGVTLLVVMLYFFYGVFEILRGRLLLRIGGALDEAMTSRVFRASLAVSLTSRSSGESMQPVRDLDQVRTFLSGSGPGALFDLPWIPLYLGVCFLFHFWIGVTALVGTIILVALTVLTERLSRSPARATSEAAAQRLHVGEIGCRNAETVQAMGMGGEMTALWTAVNNEHRRHQQRAAEVASGFGAGSRVLRLLLQSVVLGVGAYLVIKQEATGGIIVASSILTARALAPVDLAIGNWSGFVKARQAWARLTELLAAQPSVPPALALPAPRELLAVETASVTPPGVQRLTAIDIAFTLRAGQGLGVIGRSASGKSSLARLLVGIWQPLRGAVRLDGSSLQHWQAEALGRHVGYLPQEVQLFSGTVAANIARFRSDATAAEIVRAAMAAGVHDIIQRLPNGYQTQIGDRGAALSAGQRQRIALARALYGEPFLVVLDEPNSNLDSDGEEALTAAILGVRKRGGIVIVVAHRPSAFAALDQAMVMADGRMQAFGPKEQVLFTSLKAVPKSTELPAGATLKREGASHE from the coding sequence ATGGCGGCCTTCGGAATTGGTAGTCGACCGGTTCCATCGGCTTCTCCGCTCACGGACGCGCTCTTCCGATGGCGCCGTGCGCTCGTCACGATCGCGGTACTCAGCGGCATATTGAACCTGCTCACGCTGGCCGGTTCGCTTTATATGCTCGAGATCTACGATCGCGTCCTGCCGAGCCGAAGCGTCCCGACCCTGATCGGCGTCACCCTGCTCGTCGTGATGCTGTACTTCTTCTACGGCGTTTTCGAGATATTGCGCGGTCGCCTCCTGCTGAGGATCGGCGGCGCGCTCGACGAGGCGATGACGTCGAGAGTGTTCCGGGCCTCCCTGGCCGTTTCGTTGACCTCACGCTCGTCAGGGGAGAGCATGCAGCCCGTGCGCGACCTTGATCAGGTGCGCACGTTCCTATCCGGCAGTGGCCCGGGGGCGCTGTTCGACCTGCCGTGGATCCCGCTCTATCTCGGCGTGTGCTTCCTGTTCCACTTCTGGATCGGTGTCACCGCTCTCGTCGGCACGATCATTCTCGTTGCGTTGACGGTTCTGACCGAGCGCCTTTCACGTTCGCCGGCCAGAGCGACGAGCGAGGCGGCCGCGCAAAGGCTGCATGTGGGGGAAATCGGCTGCCGGAATGCCGAGACCGTCCAGGCGATGGGGATGGGCGGCGAGATGACAGCCTTGTGGACGGCTGTGAACAATGAGCATCGCCGTCATCAGCAGCGCGCCGCAGAGGTCGCCAGCGGTTTCGGGGCCGGCTCCCGCGTGCTACGCCTGCTGCTGCAATCCGTGGTGCTTGGCGTCGGAGCCTATCTCGTCATCAAGCAGGAAGCGACGGGCGGCATCATCGTGGCCAGTTCGATCCTCACCGCGCGTGCTCTCGCGCCGGTCGACCTGGCGATCGGCAACTGGAGCGGGTTCGTCAAGGCTCGCCAGGCCTGGGCGCGCTTGACTGAACTGCTCGCCGCGCAACCGTCCGTGCCGCCGGCCCTGGCGTTGCCCGCTCCCCGGGAATTGCTCGCGGTGGAGACCGCCTCGGTGACGCCCCCCGGTGTGCAGCGCCTGACGGCCATCGACATCGCCTTCACGCTTCGGGCCGGGCAGGGCCTGGGCGTGATCGGACGCAGCGCTTCGGGAAAGTCGTCGTTGGCCCGCCTGTTGGTCGGCATCTGGCAGCCGCTCCGCGGCGCGGTCCGGCTCGATGGATCGTCGCTCCAGCACTGGCAAGCCGAGGCTTTGGGGCGCCATGTCGGCTATCTGCCGCAAGAGGTCCAGCTCTTCTCGGGGACCGTGGCGGCGAACATCGCGCGCTTTCGCAGTGATGCAACGGCTGCCGAGATCGTTCGCGCTGCGATGGCGGCCGGCGTCCACGACATCATCCAGCGTCTTCCGAACGGCTACCAGACGCAGATCGGCGACAGGGGTGCCGCCCTCTCGGCGGGGCAGCGGCAGCGGATCGCGCTGGCCCGCGCATTGTACGGCGAACCCTTCCTGGTCGTTCTTGACGAGCCCAACTCGAACCTCGACTCCGATGGCGAGGAGGCCTTGACCGCAGCCATTCTCGGTGTGCGCAAGCGAGGCGGGATCGTGATCGTCGTTGCCCATCGACCGAGCGCCTTCGCCGCCCTCGATCAGGCGATGGTGATGGCGGATGGCCGGATGCAGGCCTTCGGGCCCAAGGAACAGGTCCTCTTCACCTCGCTCAAGGCTGTGCCCAAGTCCACCGAACTACCCGCTGGAGCAACGCTGAAGCGAGAGGGCGCATCGCATGAGTGA
- a CDS encoding calcium-binding protein, with product MTIYYVSPTGSDSQAGTIERPFGSLQYAHDLAKPGDTIYLRGGVYKLTEGIQLTNDGTSGAPITISNYPGETPVLDGSQMTSTDYYGRGGAGGWVLDGSSISWNHIVGLEIRGGPMGGLVLRDQSHNNIVERLDVHDNGRLTYSEGKGISLFGASSNNLFLNNDSHDNQDLSGDNADGFQISTTGAGNVLRDNRAWGNSDDGFDFFNIQDGTRNAPVRIEGNWAFENGYAADGSVSGDGNGFKLGGFREGTGSSSGGHIVIGNVAWGNAAIGFDENRGTGITLRENTAYDNGTYNYGFFNGTSSFYDNDAFGSGRISASGSGSGNSWNAGGGSGSNAFASLEAGLGIADRLADGSLPFTDGTGTTPLPETPGTDLGGVKPAPLDPVIPTPSEPAVPAPSEPAPTVPAGPMAKQYGTDRADTLTGTAGSDFIHGNSGSDRLDGGAGNDEIRGGSGADILTGGFGADLMHGGDDRDTFVFRAAGESGVGAGQRDVVQWFQQGKDTIDLSLIDANTAMSGDQLFKFVGETRSVEANSVSFFKSGSSTILQGDINGDSAADFQIEFNSKLILNRSDFAL from the coding sequence ATGACTATATACTACGTATCGCCGACCGGGTCTGACAGCCAGGCAGGAACCATCGAACGGCCTTTTGGCTCCCTGCAATATGCTCATGATCTCGCGAAGCCGGGTGATACAATCTATCTCCGCGGGGGTGTATACAAGCTCACCGAGGGCATCCAGCTGACCAATGATGGTACCAGCGGGGCGCCGATCACGATCTCCAACTACCCGGGTGAGACGCCCGTCCTGGATGGGTCTCAGATGACGTCGACCGACTATTACGGTCGCGGGGGAGCTGGCGGCTGGGTGCTCGATGGTTCGAGCATCTCATGGAACCACATCGTCGGGCTTGAGATTCGCGGCGGGCCGATGGGTGGCCTCGTGTTGCGCGACCAGTCGCACAACAACATCGTCGAGCGCCTCGACGTGCACGACAATGGCCGGCTCACCTATTCAGAGGGCAAGGGCATCTCCTTGTTCGGAGCCAGTTCGAACAATCTTTTCCTCAACAACGACTCCCATGACAATCAGGACTTGTCCGGCGACAATGCCGACGGCTTCCAGATCAGCACCACCGGTGCGGGCAATGTCCTGCGCGACAACCGCGCCTGGGGCAACTCCGATGACGGTTTCGACTTCTTCAATATCCAGGACGGCACGCGCAATGCGCCGGTCCGGATCGAGGGCAACTGGGCGTTCGAGAACGGCTACGCGGCGGACGGCAGCGTGTCGGGTGACGGCAACGGCTTCAAGCTAGGCGGTTTCCGGGAGGGTACCGGTAGCTCCTCTGGCGGTCACATCGTCATCGGCAACGTCGCCTGGGGAAATGCGGCGATCGGTTTCGACGAGAATCGTGGAACCGGGATCACGCTGAGAGAGAATACGGCTTACGACAACGGCACCTACAATTACGGCTTCTTCAACGGGACAAGCAGCTTCTACGACAACGACGCCTTCGGATCCGGCAGGATTTCGGCTTCCGGATCGGGATCTGGCAATTCGTGGAACGCCGGGGGAGGCTCCGGGAGTAACGCCTTTGCGTCCCTGGAAGCTGGCTTGGGAATCGCCGATCGTCTTGCCGATGGGTCGCTGCCCTTCACCGACGGGACGGGCACTACGCCGCTCCCCGAAACTCCGGGAACCGATCTGGGCGGCGTCAAGCCGGCGCCCCTGGACCCGGTGATTCCCACGCCTTCGGAACCTGCGGTTCCGGCTCCTTCGGAGCCGGCCCCCACGGTACCTGCGGGCCCCATGGCCAAGCAGTACGGCACGGACCGGGCCGATACGCTTACGGGTACGGCCGGGAGCGATTTCATTCACGGCAACAGTGGCTCCGATCGCCTGGATGGCGGCGCGGGCAACGACGAGATCCGAGGCGGCAGCGGCGCCGACATCCTGACGGGCGGTTTTGGTGCCGACCTCATGCACGGCGGCGACGATCGAGACACGTTCGTGTTCAGGGCTGCAGGGGAGAGCGGCGTCGGCGCAGGCCAGCGCGACGTCGTGCAATGGTTCCAGCAAGGAAAGGACACCATCGACCTCAGCTTGATCGATGCGAACACCGCAATGTCCGGGGATCAGTTGTTCAAGTTCGTTGGTGAGACACGCTCGGTCGAAGCCAATTCGGTTTCATTCTTCAAGTCAGGCAGCTCCACTATTCTTCAGGGTGATATCAATGGAGATAGTGCGGCTGATTTTCAGATCGAGTTCAACAGCAAGCTGATTCTCAATCGATCTGACTTCGCCCTCTGA
- a CDS encoding AraC family transcriptional regulator, with protein sequence MIREQKPEVIGYENGPYQYIAVLTILAAKELADNDIDYVPLLMKSGLPSSLSSDALSNMPVRSQSEFLDLAADALKDDLLGFHLALSFDFRALGFIYYVVASAETLAQALANEEEYSAILNEPVRLRSGRTSGLSVELSYEGLDPHLDRHFSEFWITGTLKQCRDFTSRELIPTSATMVHLRVGKVPEMDRYFGREVVFGADRDLLEFGKDVGDLPLVTHDPHLHQLLRRLQSRGSTVRAPEPDSLRFRVEKAITARLRYGTVTIDAIASDLGTSARTLTRKLAEEGVSFSSILDGVRASLAVRYMRNGEIVMSQLAWLLGYREPSTLVRAFKRWTGKTPTEFWRELKQGGFDDA encoded by the coding sequence ATGATTCGAGAACAAAAACCTGAAGTGATCGGATACGAAAACGGTCCGTATCAATACATAGCGGTTCTTACTATTTTGGCAGCCAAAGAACTGGCTGATAACGATATTGATTATGTGCCATTGCTAATGAAATCGGGTTTGCCGTCGTCACTTTCCAGTGATGCGTTGTCGAACATGCCTGTTCGTAGCCAGTCTGAGTTTCTTGATTTGGCAGCCGATGCCTTGAAAGATGATTTACTTGGGTTCCACCTCGCGTTGAGTTTTGATTTTCGTGCACTCGGTTTCATTTATTACGTAGTCGCTTCTGCTGAAACCCTGGCGCAGGCGCTCGCCAATGAAGAGGAATATTCAGCGATCCTGAACGAGCCGGTGCGGCTGCGAAGCGGCAGAACGAGTGGCCTGTCTGTCGAATTGAGCTACGAAGGCTTGGATCCCCATCTGGACCGTCATTTTTCGGAGTTCTGGATCACGGGCACTCTCAAGCAGTGCCGCGACTTTACGAGCCGCGAGCTGATCCCAACCTCCGCGACCATGGTCCATCTGCGAGTGGGCAAGGTACCTGAGATGGACCGCTATTTCGGTCGGGAAGTCGTCTTCGGGGCGGACAGGGACCTTCTCGAATTCGGAAAGGACGTGGGCGACTTGCCGCTCGTCACCCATGATCCGCATCTTCATCAGCTTCTACGGCGGCTGCAGAGCCGCGGATCCACGGTGCGCGCTCCGGAACCCGACTCCCTGCGGTTTCGCGTGGAAAAGGCGATCACCGCACGTCTTCGGTACGGGACGGTCACCATCGACGCCATTGCCAGTGACCTCGGAACGAGCGCGCGCACCCTGACACGGAAGCTTGCGGAGGAGGGGGTGAGCTTCAGCAGCATTCTCGACGGTGTGCGGGCCTCCCTTGCCGTTCGATATATGCGAAACGGCGAGATCGTCATGTCGCAGCTCGCCTGGCTGCTGGGCTATCGCGAGCCGAGCACCTTGGTCCGGGCGTTCAAGCGATGGACGGGCAAGACGCCGACGGAGTTTTGGCGCGAGCTCAAGCAAGGCGGGTTCGACGACGCCTGA